One Syntrophaceae bacterium DNA window includes the following coding sequences:
- a CDS encoding HU family DNA-binding protein → MTKQEMIERMAKEAMVSKAAAGRALEAYLNAVGEELRKTGRLSLTGFGTFNCVQRRARTGRNPKTGGVVQIPARKVVRFKAGKGLTDVVNV, encoded by the coding sequence ATGACCAAGCAGGAGATGATCGAGCGGATGGCAAAGGAGGCGATGGTCTCGAAAGCGGCAGCCGGAAGGGCCCTGGAGGCGTACCTCAATGCCGTGGGTGAAGAGCTCAGAAAGACGGGCAGGCTCAGCCTCACCGGCTTCGGGACCTTCAACTGCGTGCAGCGCAGGGCCAGAACGGGGAGGAACCCCAAAACGGGCGGCGTCGTGCAGATCCCGGCGCGCAAAGTCGTCCGGTTCAAGGCCGGCAAGGGGCTGACGGACGTCGTCAACGTCTGA
- a CDS encoding transglycosylase, whose translation MLIGGCALFRQPPAVAPPPAIPPKEVPPLAAVAASDLPRFEDDLDRASLARAVRKSLEYYARVPERTTYRMGDRRVTARDMKTSLEAFLAIVESGASPADVDRRVRETFDVYRAAGSGPAGRVLFTGYYEPVLEGSLVRTERYRYPIYRKPDDAVVVHLGRFRERYKNERLVGRLEKGELVPYWSREEIDGAGALENRGLEIAWFADPVDLFFLHVQGSGMVRLPDGSSFQVSYAQSNGRAYRSIGKLLIDSGRITREELSMQGIKRYLRERPEEIREILNHNESYVFFRIVEEGPVGSIGVTLTGGRSVATDAALFPRGALAFVKSRKPVIGPGGEIQSWVPFSRFVLNQDTGGAITGAGRVDLFFGRGPEAEIAAGHLKEEGELYFLVLKDEGKSKAP comes from the coding sequence ATGCTGATCGGCGGCTGCGCGCTCTTCCGCCAGCCCCCCGCCGTCGCGCCGCCCCCGGCAATCCCGCCCAAGGAGGTCCCGCCTCTTGCAGCCGTCGCGGCGAGCGATCTGCCGCGGTTCGAGGACGATCTGGACCGGGCATCCCTGGCGCGGGCCGTCCGGAAGAGCCTCGAGTACTACGCCCGCGTCCCGGAGCGCACGACCTACCGGATGGGGGACAGGCGCGTCACCGCGCGCGACATGAAGACATCCCTCGAGGCGTTCCTGGCGATCGTCGAGAGCGGCGCATCCCCGGCCGACGTCGACAGGCGCGTGCGGGAGACATTCGACGTCTACAGGGCGGCGGGCAGCGGACCGGCCGGCAGGGTCCTGTTCACCGGCTACTACGAGCCGGTCCTGGAAGGCTCACTCGTCAGGACGGAGCGGTACCGCTACCCCATCTACCGCAAGCCCGACGACGCGGTCGTCGTGCACCTGGGGAGATTCCGCGAACGGTACAAGAACGAGCGGCTGGTCGGTAGGCTCGAGAAGGGGGAACTCGTGCCCTACTGGAGCCGCGAGGAGATCGACGGGGCCGGGGCGCTCGAGAACCGGGGTCTCGAGATCGCTTGGTTTGCGGACCCCGTGGACCTCTTCTTCCTCCACGTCCAGGGATCGGGGATGGTCCGGCTGCCCGACGGATCGAGCTTCCAGGTGAGCTACGCCCAGTCCAACGGGAGGGCCTACCGGAGCATCGGGAAGCTGCTGATCGATTCGGGCCGGATTACGAGGGAGGAGCTCTCCATGCAGGGCATCAAGCGGTATCTCCGGGAGAGGCCCGAGGAGATCCGGGAGATCCTGAACCACAACGAGAGCTACGTGTTCTTCCGGATCGTCGAGGAAGGCCCGGTGGGCAGCATCGGGGTCACGCTCACCGGCGGCCGCTCCGTGGCAACGGACGCGGCGCTGTTCCCGAGAGGTGCGCTGGCCTTCGTGAAGAGCCGGAAGCCCGTGATCGGACCGGGCGGCGAGATCCAGTCCTGGGTCCCGTTCTCGCGCTTCGTCCTCAACCAGGACACGGGGGGCGCCATCACGGGGGCGGGCCGGGTGGACCTGTTCTTCGGCAGGGGCCCCGAGGCGGAGATCGCGGCGGGCCATCTCAAGGAGGAAGGGGAGCTGTACTTCCTCGTCCTGAAAGACGAAGGAAAGTCGAAGGCCCCTTGA
- a CDS encoding CCA tRNA nucleotidyltransferase — translation MAPALRDILHGAGSLAEDMGFGAYAVGGTVRDLLLGRDNVDLDIVVEGEGIRFARRLAGRLRARVKCYERFGTATITMPNGVKVDVATARTEIYDAPAALPRVTPGTIRDDLARRDFTINAMAASLAPAGFGRLLDEFGGLRDIGEGNIRVLHGRSFIDDPTRIFRAVRFEVRLGFRVVAADEARIGEALSLGLLAVLEEYRIAAELRLILQEADCARVLQRLAQLGVLDALESLRQERRSLDRPLSRIRQILAAARR, via the coding sequence ATGGCACCTGCGCTGAGGGACATCCTCCACGGGGCGGGGAGCCTTGCCGAAGACATGGGGTTCGGCGCCTACGCCGTGGGGGGCACGGTGCGGGACCTGCTCCTGGGGCGTGACAATGTCGACCTGGACATCGTCGTCGAGGGGGAGGGGATCCGGTTCGCCAGGAGGCTCGCAGGCCGCCTGCGCGCGCGGGTGAAATGCTATGAGCGGTTCGGGACGGCCACGATCACCATGCCCAACGGCGTCAAGGTGGATGTCGCCACGGCCCGCACGGAGATCTACGACGCGCCCGCGGCGCTTCCCCGCGTGACGCCGGGAACGATCCGGGATGACCTTGCACGCCGTGATTTCACGATCAACGCGATGGCCGCGTCTCTCGCACCGGCGGGGTTCGGCCGCCTGCTCGACGAGTTCGGCGGGCTGCGCGACATCGGCGAGGGCAACATCCGCGTCCTGCACGGGCGGAGCTTCATCGACGACCCGACGAGGATCTTCCGGGCCGTCCGGTTCGAGGTCAGGCTGGGCTTCCGGGTCGTAGCGGCCGACGAGGCACGGATCGGCGAGGCCCTGTCGCTGGGCCTCCTCGCGGTCCTGGAAGAGTACCGGATCGCAGCCGAGCTGAGGCTGATCCTCCAGGAGGCCGATTGTGCGAGGGTGCTGCAGCGGCTGGCGCAGCTCGGCGTCCTCGATGCCCTCGAGAGCCTGCGGCAGGAGCGCCGCTCCCTCGACAGGCCGCTGTCGAGGATCCGACAGATTCTCGCAGCGGCCCGGCGCTGA
- the rdgC gene encoding recombination-associated protein RdgC, whose product MGLLKGSLTFSRYRVKGELPEDFRPFFDRQIKKYAFQELTASAEEQAFGWTCLENPLDTRFEGARYSAGDYFYFALRVDRKSIPPALLRIKCLEEERKALKDSGKKRIFREQAKEIKERVYLQLLTRTYPVPSLYDVLWHPAGGWLLVGSHADKVFETFEDLFKISFNARFAPWLPWDAEQLDRKTAAAVASLQGGSFLEPAKGSGEKTDPSFLAREFMTWLWFKSEERNGTISIPGRAEVGLSFEKRVVLESGEGEYAETVACQGLHADLREGKAAIREGKKVREARLRLERDGDRWEFTLKADRFQFQSMRLPQAGGLDEEGEEKDGGILERIYLVETALATMDELFAFFLGRRLSPQWASEEIPRIRAWLKA is encoded by the coding sequence ATGGGGCTGCTGAAAGGATCGCTGACCTTTTCGAGATACCGTGTCAAGGGGGAATTGCCGGAGGACTTCCGGCCCTTCTTCGACCGCCAGATCAAGAAATACGCATTCCAGGAACTCACGGCATCGGCCGAGGAGCAGGCCTTCGGATGGACCTGCCTGGAGAACCCCCTCGACACCCGCTTCGAGGGGGCGCGGTACAGTGCGGGAGACTACTTCTACTTCGCGCTGCGCGTCGACAGGAAGTCGATCCCGCCCGCGCTGCTCCGGATCAAGTGTCTCGAGGAGGAACGCAAGGCCCTCAAGGACAGCGGCAAGAAGAGGATCTTCCGCGAGCAGGCCAAGGAGATCAAGGAGCGCGTCTACCTGCAACTGCTGACGAGGACCTACCCGGTCCCGTCGCTCTACGACGTGCTGTGGCACCCGGCCGGGGGCTGGCTCCTCGTGGGGTCCCATGCGGACAAGGTGTTCGAGACCTTCGAGGACCTCTTCAAGATCTCCTTCAACGCGAGATTCGCCCCCTGGCTGCCTTGGGATGCGGAGCAGCTGGACCGGAAAACGGCCGCCGCCGTCGCGTCCCTCCAGGGAGGCTCGTTCCTCGAGCCCGCGAAGGGATCCGGCGAGAAAACGGACCCCTCGTTCCTGGCCCGCGAGTTCATGACCTGGCTCTGGTTCAAGTCCGAGGAGCGCAACGGGACGATCTCGATCCCCGGACGGGCGGAGGTGGGACTCAGCTTCGAGAAACGGGTCGTTCTGGAGTCCGGCGAGGGGGAGTACGCGGAAACGGTGGCCTGCCAGGGACTGCACGCGGACCTGCGGGAGGGCAAGGCGGCGATCCGCGAGGGCAAGAAGGTGCGGGAGGCCCGCCTGCGGCTCGAGAGGGACGGCGATCGCTGGGAGTTCACCCTGAAGGCCGACCGGTTCCAGTTCCAGTCCATGAGACTCCCCCAGGCGGGCGGCCTCGACGAGGAGGGCGAGGAGAAGGATGGCGGGATTCTCGAGCGGATCTATCTCGTGGAGACGGCCCTGGCGACCATGGACGAGCTGTTCGCCTTCTTCCTGGGCCGGCGTCTCTCGCCCCAGTGGGCCTCCGAGGAGATCCCGCGCATCAGGGCTTGGCTCAAGGCATAA
- the recN gene encoding DNA repair protein RecN, with protein MLKELGITNFAIIDRLNLAFHEGLNVVSGETGAGKSILVGAIGLLLGDRASTDLIRSEEDAAVVEAVFDIGANRDLRAKLQGMGFHPGREIVVKRVVSRSGKNRVYVDGNLATVAMLGEISEALVNICSQHEHQVLLNPESHIDILDEYGNLGAERGRFSALYEEYRKLQAKRDDLAAKNRNRAEREEFLRFQIGEIERAALKPGEDASLQEEKKILANAAKLAELARDSWEALYGREDSVLAVLARVTGHIRDIRRIDPGFAVADDELKSLAIQLEDAARALRDYLGRIPSDPARLDEIDDRLELIGRLKKKHGGSIESVLKTGQALKTELQALSSAAEDIEALDAELAKRRALLRDLAGKLSGERRRVAASLEKAIEEELHALKMEKARFSVLFQEPVPDEEGLATLGPKGIDQPEFQLSANVGEPLKPLNRVASGGELSRIVLAMKKVLSGVGSVGTVIFDEVDSGIGGATAEIVGRKLRDISRHHQVICITHLPQIASFGRTHYRVTKRVTDGRTKTDVRQLSEDERLEEITRMLGGVEITDKTRAAAREMLRAAKK; from the coding sequence ATGCTGAAGGAACTGGGCATCACCAATTTCGCCATCATCGACCGGCTCAACCTCGCCTTCCACGAGGGCCTCAACGTCGTCTCGGGAGAGACGGGGGCGGGCAAGTCGATCCTCGTCGGCGCCATCGGCCTGCTGCTCGGGGACCGGGCCTCGACGGACCTGATCCGCTCCGAGGAGGACGCCGCCGTCGTCGAGGCGGTCTTCGACATCGGGGCGAACCGGGATCTCCGGGCGAAGCTCCAGGGGATGGGGTTTCACCCCGGCAGGGAGATCGTCGTCAAGCGGGTGGTGTCCCGCTCGGGGAAGAACCGGGTCTACGTCGACGGCAATCTCGCCACCGTGGCCATGCTCGGCGAGATCAGCGAGGCGCTCGTCAACATCTGCAGCCAGCACGAGCACCAGGTCCTGCTCAACCCGGAGAGCCACATCGACATCCTCGACGAGTACGGCAACCTCGGGGCCGAACGGGGCCGGTTTTCCGCCCTGTACGAGGAGTACCGGAAACTCCAGGCGAAGCGGGACGACCTCGCGGCAAAGAACCGAAACCGCGCCGAGCGGGAGGAGTTCCTCCGCTTCCAGATCGGCGAGATCGAGCGGGCGGCGCTCAAGCCCGGGGAGGATGCCTCGCTGCAGGAGGAGAAGAAAATCCTGGCCAACGCCGCGAAGCTCGCGGAGCTGGCCCGCGATTCATGGGAGGCGCTCTACGGCCGGGAGGACTCGGTGCTCGCGGTGCTTGCCCGAGTGACGGGCCATATCCGGGACATCCGGCGCATCGACCCGGGTTTTGCGGTTGCCGACGACGAGTTGAAATCCCTGGCCATCCAGCTTGAGGACGCGGCACGGGCGCTGCGCGACTACCTGGGCAGGATCCCCTCCGATCCCGCGCGCCTCGACGAGATCGACGACCGGCTCGAGCTGATCGGAAGGCTGAAGAAGAAACACGGCGGCTCCATCGAGAGCGTGCTGAAGACAGGGCAGGCCCTGAAGACGGAGCTGCAGGCGCTCTCCAGTGCCGCCGAGGACATCGAGGCGCTGGATGCCGAACTGGCGAAGCGCAGGGCCCTGCTCAGGGACCTGGCCGGGAAACTGTCCGGGGAGAGGCGGCGCGTGGCCGCATCCCTGGAAAAGGCCATCGAGGAGGAACTGCACGCGCTGAAGATGGAGAAGGCCCGCTTTTCCGTCCTGTTCCAGGAGCCGGTGCCGGACGAGGAGGGCCTTGCAACGCTGGGCCCGAAGGGGATCGACCAGCCCGAGTTCCAGCTCTCGGCCAACGTGGGCGAGCCGCTCAAGCCTCTCAACCGGGTGGCCTCCGGGGGCGAGCTGTCGCGGATCGTGCTGGCCATGAAGAAGGTCCTGTCGGGGGTCGGCTCCGTCGGAACCGTGATCTTCGACGAGGTGGACAGCGGGATCGGCGGAGCCACGGCGGAAATCGTCGGGCGCAAGCTCCGCGATATCTCGCGGCACCACCAGGTCATCTGCATCACGCACCTGCCGCAGATCGCGTCCTTCGGCCGGACGCACTACCGGGTCACGAAACGGGTGACAGACGGGAGGACGAAGACGGATGTCCGGCAGCTCTCCGAGGACGAGCGCCTCGAGGAGATCACGCGGATGCTTGGGGGCGTGGAGATCACGGACAAGACCCGCGCCGCGGCGAGGGAAATGCTGAGGGCGGCGAAAAAATAG
- a CDS encoding N-acetyltransferase, translated as MLRKAKTSDVKLIHRIINLSAAKGEMLPRSLVDLYNSLRDFYVYMDEEDGPIVGVVAMHLFWENLAEIRSLYVVDEYRKRGIGKKLVEACISEAITLEIYRIFALTYQKEFFARMGFHEVQRTELPEKIWSDCFKCWKYPDFCDEYAMIIEL; from the coding sequence ATGCTCAGGAAAGCGAAGACCAGCGACGTCAAGTTGATCCACCGGATCATCAACCTCTCGGCGGCCAAGGGCGAGATGCTGCCCCGCTCGCTCGTCGACCTCTACAACAGCCTGCGCGACTTCTACGTGTACATGGACGAGGAGGACGGGCCGATCGTGGGGGTCGTCGCCATGCACCTGTTCTGGGAGAACCTTGCGGAGATCCGTTCACTCTACGTCGTCGACGAGTACCGCAAGAGGGGGATCGGCAAGAAACTGGTGGAGGCCTGCATCTCCGAGGCGATCACGCTGGAGATCTACCGGATCTTCGCGCTCACCTACCAGAAGGAATTCTTCGCGCGGATGGGGTTTCACGAGGTCCAGCGCACGGAGCTGCCCGAGAAGATCTGGTCGGACTGCTTCAAGTGCTGGAAGTACCCTGACTTCTGCGACGAGTATGCGATGATCATCGAGCTGTAG
- a CDS encoding NAD(+) kinase, translating into MGIRAIGVVGNANKDHVLESIARLSDWARGKGLEILLEREAAARLGVRGYHGGELGSRADLVVTMGGDGTLLQAARLMRKSSVPILGVNMGTFGYLTVINLNEMFDALEAVLAGEFRTESRMMLDVAVHDEQGESFECTVLNDAVINRGNYSRMVDLETHVDGQYLTSYRADGLIVSTPTGSTAYSLSAGGPIVLPVLNTIILNPICPHTLTNRPVILPDTAVLKIMLWTREAGAILSCDGQVTYNLKTGDAITVRKSDFVTNLVVSPRRDYLQILRSKLGWGGSPSSTNRT; encoded by the coding sequence ATGGGCATCAGGGCGATCGGGGTTGTCGGCAACGCGAACAAGGACCACGTGCTGGAGAGCATCGCGAGGCTCTCGGACTGGGCCCGGGGCAAAGGTCTCGAGATCCTCCTGGAAAGGGAGGCGGCCGCCCGGCTCGGCGTGCGGGGCTACCACGGCGGCGAGCTGGGCAGCCGGGCCGACCTCGTCGTCACGATGGGGGGAGACGGCACGCTCCTTCAGGCGGCACGGCTGATGCGGAAATCGAGCGTCCCGATCCTCGGCGTCAATATGGGAACCTTCGGGTACCTCACCGTCATCAATCTCAACGAGATGTTCGACGCCCTCGAGGCGGTGCTGGCGGGGGAATTCCGGACGGAGAGCCGCATGATGCTCGACGTCGCGGTCCACGACGAGCAGGGTGAGAGCTTCGAGTGTACCGTGCTGAACGACGCGGTCATCAACCGCGGCAACTATTCGCGGATGGTGGACCTGGAGACGCACGTCGACGGCCAGTACCTCACGAGCTACAGGGCGGACGGGCTCATCGTCTCGACCCCGACGGGGTCCACGGCCTACTCGCTCTCGGCCGGGGGGCCCATCGTGCTGCCCGTTCTGAACACGATCATCCTCAACCCCATCTGCCCCCACACGCTGACCAACCGGCCCGTGATCCTGCCTGACACGGCGGTGCTGAAGATCATGCTCTGGACCCGCGAGGCGGGGGCCATCCTGAGCTGCGACGGACAGGTGACCTATAACCTCAAGACCGGCGATGCCATCACCGTGCGGAAGTCGGACTTCGTGACGAACCTGGTTGTGTCGCCCCGAAGGGACTACCTCCAGATCCTGCGGTCGAAACTCGGCTGGGGCGGCTCCCCCTCATCGACGAACCGGACCTGA